GATCGTGATCGACTGCCGCTTCGACCTCGCCGATCCGGCCTTCGGTCGCCAGGCCTATGCGGCCGGCCATCTGCCCGGTGCATTCTTCCTCGACCTCGACGAGGACCTCTCGGGCGTGAAGACGGGCAGCAACGGCCGCCATCCCCTGCCCGATCCGGCGCGGCTCGCCGCGCGCCTGGCGGGCTGCGGCGTAGGCAACCACGCCCAGGTGGTCGCCTACGATGACGCCGGCGGCATGTTCGCCGCGCGCCTGTGGTGGCTGTTGCGCTGGTTCGGCCATCATCGGGTCGCGGTGCTCGACGGCGGCCTGCAGGCCTGGCTGGCGGCGGGACAGGCGCTCGACGACACCGAGCCGGAACCCCGGTCCGCCACCTACACGCTGGCGCTGCGCGCCGACCGCGTCGATGCGCAGTACGTGCGTCAGCACCTGGGGCAGCCCGACATGGTGCTGATCGATGCCCGCAGCCCGGACCGCTTCCGCGGCGAGAACGAAGTGCTGGACCCGGTCGGTGGACACATCCCGGGCGCGATCAACCGCTTCTTCCGCGACAACCTCGACGCCCATGGCTGCTTCAAGCAGGCCTCGGTGCTGCGTGAGGAGTTCGGCGCACTGCTCGGCGCGCACAGCCCGCGTCAGGTGATTCACCAGTGCGGCTCGGGCGTCACGGCGTGCGTGAATGCACTGGCGATGGAGGCGGCCGGGCTGACCGGCTCCCGGCTTTACGCCGGCTCGTGGAGCGAATGGTGCGCCGACCCGTCGCGACCGGTGGCGCGCGGTCCGGCATAAGGGCCGGCGGGAAAGGATTCCACGAGCGCAGTCCGGCACGCGCAGCGGCAGGGATGCAAGAGGGATCGGCCGGCCGCTCGCTGCAGATGTGCTTCCAGCGCAGCCCGCGGCGCCTCACCAGTCGACCTTCTCCACCGCCCCCAGCGAACGCCCGAGGAAACGCTCGCCGATGGTCTGGAAGCGCAGCGGCACGTCGCTGACCACGAAGCGGTAATCCGCCGCGCCGCCGGTGCGCGCGAGCCCCGCCTGCTGCAGGCGCTCGGCGGCGAATTCGGCCGTGGTCAGCGCGGAATCGATCAGGCGCACCCGGGGCCCGGCCACGTCGCGCAGCAGCGGCTTGAGCAGCGGATAGTGGGTGCAGCCGAGCACCAGGCTGTCGACCTCCTCGGCGAGCACCGGGCGCAGGTACTCCTGCGCGGTGAGGCGGGTGACCTCGTGCTCCAGCCAGCCTTCCTCGACAAGCGGCACGAACAGCGGACAGGCCTGGGAATACACCCGCACCGTGGGGTCGAGCTCGTGCATGCGGCGGGCGTAGGCATTGCTGTTGATCGTGGTCGGCGTGCCGATCACGCCGATCCGCCGCCCGGGCGAAGCCGCCACCGCGGCGCGCGCGCCGGCCTCGATGACGTCTAGCACCGGAATGCCGGCGGCAAGCCGGTGCACCACCTCGGCGGCCACCGCCGCCATGGTGTTGCAGGCGATGATCAGCATCTTCACGTCGCGCTGGAGCAGGAACTCGGTGATCTGCGCGGTGAAGTGCTCGATGGTGGCGACCGACTTGACACCGTAGGGCACGCGCGCGGTGTCGCCGAAATAGACGATGTCCTCCAGCGGCAGGCGCTCCATCAGCGCGCGCACCACGGTGAGCCCGCCGACGCCGGAATCGAACACGCCGATCGGGCGCGACGCCGCCGCCGCGCTCATCGCCCGGCCTCGCTGTGACAAGGGCAAGAGTTCAAAGCAGCACCACCGAAGCGAACTTGCGCTTGCCCACCTGCAGCACCACGGTCTCGCCGGCACGCAGCACGAGGCCCTTGTCCTCGGCGCGCTCGCCATCGATGCGCACCCCGCCCTGCTCGATCATCCGCATCGCTTCCGAGGTGGTGCCGGTGAGGCCGGCCTGCTTGAGCACCTGGAACAGCGGCAGTCCGTCGGCGCCGACGTTCACATTGACCTGCGGGATGTCGTCCGGGATCGCGTTGCGCTGGAAGCGCGCCTCGAAGTCGGCGAGTGCTTCTTCCGCCGCGCGCCGGCCGTGGAAGCGGGCGACGAACTCCTGCGCCAGCATCACCTTGACGTCGCGCGGGTTGCGCCCGCCTTCCACGTCGGCGCGCAGTTGCGCGATCTCGGCGGTGGAGCGGAAGGACAGCAGCTCGTAGTAGCGCCACATCAGGGTGTCTGACACCGACATGGTCTTGCCGAAGATCTCCTTCGCCGGCTCGGCGATGCCGATGTAGTTACCGAGCGACTTCGACATCTTGTTCACGCCGTCGAGGCCCTCGAGCAGCGGCACCATGACCACGCACTGCGGCTCCTGGCCGTAGTGCTTCTGCAGCTCGCGGCCCATCAGCAGGTTGAAGCGCTGGTCGGTGCCGCCGAGCTCGACGTCGGCCTTCATCGCCACCGAGTCGTAGCCCTGGCAAAGCGGGTAGAGGAACTCGTGGATCGCGATCGGCTGGTTGTTGCCGTAGCGCTTCGCGAAGTCGTCGCGCTCGAGCATGCGCGCCACGGTCTGCTGCGAGGCCAGGCGGATCATCCCCGCCGAGCCGAGGTCGTTCATCCAGGCCGAGTTGAAGCAGATCTCGGTCTTCTCCGGGTCGAGGATCTTGAACACCTGGTCCTGATACGTCTTCGCGTTCTCCATGATCTGCTCGCGCGAAAGCGGCGGGCGGGTGGTGTTCTTGCCGCTGGGGTCGCCGATCATGCCGGTGAAGTCGCCGATCAGGAACTGGATCTGATGCCCGAGCTCCTGGAAGTGGCGCATCTTGTTGATCAGCACGGTGTGACCGAGATGCAGATCGGGTGCGGTGGGGTCGAAGCCGGCCTTCACCCGCAGCGGGCGGCCACGCTTGAGTTTCTCGACCAGCTCGGCCTCGATCAGCAGGGCGTCGGTGCCGCGCTTGATCAGGTCGATCGCCGCCTGGACATCAGTCATTCAATTTCTCCAAAAATACCTTCCCGATCAGGGGAATAACTTTGCTACACTTCCGCAAATTTTTTTCACCCATTCCAGCCCCCCGAGCTCATGCAGGCCAGAAAGACCCGAATTCTAGCCGATCTGCCGGCCCGTCTCCTCTCCCGCCCGCGCACCTGGATCGCCGCCGGCGTGACCGGCGTGTCGCTGATGGGCGTGGTGGCCGCCACCGCCGTCGCACCCGACACCGCCCCCGCCGACATCCCGTTCGCGCGCGTGGTCGAAACCCTGCCCGTGCCGGCGGCGAGCATCGCCGTCGAGGAAGCGGCCCTCCCCTTCGTCCACACCGAGCGCATTCAGGCCGGTGACACCCTGCA
This genomic stretch from Thauera sp. GDN1 harbors:
- the tyrS gene encoding tyrosine--tRNA ligase; its protein translation is MTDVQAAIDLIKRGTDALLIEAELVEKLKRGRPLRVKAGFDPTAPDLHLGHTVLINKMRHFQELGHQIQFLIGDFTGMIGDPSGKNTTRPPLSREQIMENAKTYQDQVFKILDPEKTEICFNSAWMNDLGSAGMIRLASQQTVARMLERDDFAKRYGNNQPIAIHEFLYPLCQGYDSVAMKADVELGGTDQRFNLLMGRELQKHYGQEPQCVVMVPLLEGLDGVNKMSKSLGNYIGIAEPAKEIFGKTMSVSDTLMWRYYELLSFRSTAEIAQLRADVEGGRNPRDVKVMLAQEFVARFHGRRAAEEALADFEARFQRNAIPDDIPQVNVNVGADGLPLFQVLKQAGLTGTTSEAMRMIEQGGVRIDGERAEDKGLVLRAGETVVLQVGKRKFASVVLL
- a CDS encoding sulfurtransferase, with the protein product MSASYSTLIGALELAQRIHDPDWIVIDCRFDLADPAFGRQAYAAGHLPGAFFLDLDEDLSGVKTGSNGRHPLPDPARLAARLAGCGVGNHAQVVAYDDAGGMFAARLWWLLRWFGHHRVAVLDGGLQAWLAAGQALDDTEPEPRSATYTLALRADRVDAQYVRQHLGQPDMVLIDARSPDRFRGENEVLDPVGGHIPGAINRFFRDNLDAHGCFKQASVLREEFGALLGAHSPRQVIHQCGSGVTACVNALAMEAAGLTGSRLYAGSWSEWCADPSRPVARGPA
- the murI gene encoding glutamate racemase; the protein is MSAAAASRPIGVFDSGVGGLTVVRALMERLPLEDIVYFGDTARVPYGVKSVATIEHFTAQITEFLLQRDVKMLIIACNTMAAVAAEVVHRLAAGIPVLDVIEAGARAAVAASPGRRIGVIGTPTTINSNAYARRMHELDPTVRVYSQACPLFVPLVEEGWLEHEVTRLTAQEYLRPVLAEEVDSLVLGCTHYPLLKPLLRDVAGPRVRLIDSALTTAEFAAERLQQAGLARTGGAADYRFVVSDVPLRFQTIGERFLGRSLGAVEKVDW